Proteins encoded in a region of the Candidatus Methylomirabilota bacterium genome:
- a CDS encoding cyclic nucleotide-binding domain-containing protein: MSRQIAEVPTRTFEPGTVIFREGDDAKGEAFMVHVGRVEIRKHIAGEERLLRTLAKGELLGHLALFRNVPRSASAIAADAVTLMVISANRLDHLVRANSALAVALIRDLAAMLLSAEDRLREVENKLTKQ; encoded by the coding sequence ATGAGTCGCCAGATCGCCGAAGTTCCCACGAGGACGTTCGAGCCCGGCACGGTCATCTTCCGCGAGGGCGACGACGCCAAGGGCGAGGCGTTCATGGTGCACGTGGGACGGGTGGAGATCCGCAAGCACATCGCCGGCGAGGAGCGTCTCCTGCGCACGCTCGCCAAGGGCGAATTGCTCGGGCACCTGGCGCTGTTCCGCAACGTCCCGCGCTCGGCCTCGGCGATCGCCGCCGACGCGGTCACCCTCATGGTCATCTCGGCGAACCGCCTCGATCACCTGGTGCGGGCGAATTCGGCGCTCGCGGTCGCGCTCATCCGCGACCTCGCCGCGATGCTGCTGTCCGCGGAGGATCGCCTGCGCGAGGTCGAGAACAAGCTGACGAAGCAGTAG
- a CDS encoding MlaA family lipoprotein, producing MRLGFGMRQAALLLGILGLALGGCGTMSGELRSESMIAATPAAPADAPDASEPVANALAPDPQPTGAVVEPHAGEQLLTPTVAFSPASFAPLPDDAQPSFMVASLMPLMVSQATGPRLAQSRPAESAAPTEGVLEEYDPWEPFNEKMFTFNYNMDRYVLKPVAKAYNVVMPDRLQQMIDSGFDNLLVVPRVVNNLLQWRPKGAGAELGRFLINSTFGIGGLFDIAKQEFGLQKTRVDFGQTLGIWGVSPGPFLVLPFLPPLTVRDGIGTAVDGAMDPLSYVLPFIWTRLGMKIGNTINDRALNLDLYQGFEETTVDMYSAVRNGYLQRRENLIKSQPPY from the coding sequence GTGCGTCTCGGATTCGGCATGCGACAGGCGGCGCTGTTGCTGGGAATCCTCGGTCTCGCGCTCGGCGGCTGCGGCACGATGTCGGGCGAGCTCCGCAGCGAGTCGATGATCGCGGCCACCCCCGCGGCCCCGGCCGACGCCCCCGACGCGAGCGAGCCCGTCGCCAATGCGCTGGCCCCCGACCCACAGCCGACCGGCGCGGTCGTGGAGCCGCACGCCGGCGAGCAATTGCTGACGCCAACCGTCGCGTTCTCCCCCGCGTCGTTCGCGCCGCTCCCCGACGACGCGCAGCCGTCCTTCATGGTCGCCTCGCTCATGCCGCTCATGGTGAGCCAGGCCACCGGCCCGCGGCTGGCGCAATCCCGCCCGGCCGAATCGGCCGCGCCGACGGAGGGCGTGCTCGAGGAGTACGACCCGTGGGAGCCGTTCAACGAGAAGATGTTCACGTTCAACTACAACATGGACCGGTACGTGCTGAAGCCGGTCGCGAAGGCCTACAACGTCGTGATGCCGGACCGGCTCCAGCAGATGATCGACAGCGGCTTCGACAATCTGCTGGTGGTCCCGCGGGTGGTGAACAATCTCTTGCAATGGCGGCCCAAGGGCGCCGGCGCCGAGCTGGGTCGATTCCTGATCAACAGCACGTTCGGTATCGGCGGCCTCTTCGACATCGCCAAGCAGGAGTTCGGGCTGCAGAAGACCCGGGTCGACTTCGGCCAGACCCTGGGTATCTGGGGCGTGAGCCCCGGTCCCTTCCTGGTGCTGCCCTTCCTGCCGCCCTTGACCGTGCGTGACGGCATCGGGACCGCGGTCGACGGGGCCATGGACCCGCTGAGCTACGTCCTGCCCTTCATCTGGACGCGCCTCGGAATGAAGATCGGCAACACGATCAACGACCGCGCCCTCAACCTGGACCTCTACCAGGGCTTCGAGGAAACCACGGTCGACATGTACAGCGCGGTGCGGAACGGCTACCTGCAGCGCCGCGAGAACCTGATCAAGTCTCAGCCGCCCTACTAG
- a CDS encoding adenosylcobalamin-dependent ribonucleoside-diphosphate reductase, giving the protein MRVARRFTKEGQSPYAGIQFDQRASEIKNPDGSTVFRQEGISVPSGWSGVATDILAQKYFRKSGVPQYAADGKPLLDREGRPVLGGERDARQVFHRLAGCWMHWGEKYGYFDTPSDARAFYDELCYMLAAQISAPNSPQWFNTGLHYAYGLTGPAQGHHYVDPDTGILTRATSAYERPQPHACQPYHALVSTPDGPMPIGQIVTHALVGMEVYDGRDEGTGTTRVVAVKENGEKPVFRIELKNGVAVEATGDHLVYAIVNGVASWRRVDEIEPGSALRLSTRTDVRAGSQEPDVDEAALVGWLQGDGFVGQDGLGTEHSLAVEFTTIDKDELDFVVERIHRVFDGVHYHVRSVETRTPGLDIHRVRLYGERLRPFVDKYGLLRSSADHVVPPAILRAGRPAQAGYLRALFQAQGSVRVRSYWARLADVTLSSTSAGLAHGVQALLLNLGIYSRVGRGAESRESRRTPYVVFIAHAEPRARFRELIGFVSDDKRQTLDTACSPQFAGRSLPALKDETVVRVECVGVQPVYDMQTESGQYLSNNVIVHNCFIQSVSDDLVNDGGIMDLWTREARIFKYGSGSGTNFSSLRGENEPLSGGGKSSGLMSFLRIGDRAAGAIKSGGTTRRAAKMVILNLDHPDILNFIRWKVVEEQKVAALVTGSRLTRRRLQAVLGATRTPAGLEADPRKNPMLRAAVREARAAMVPDGYIQRVLQLASQGVRELDFPEYDTDWDSEAYYTVSGQNSNNSVRVPNSFFDVLARRGQWELRRRTDGKSAGTLPAEQIWDEIAHAAWACADPGVQYDTTINEWHTCPEDGRINGSNPCSEYLFLDDTACNLASINLIKFLREDGSFDVDGFRHACRLWTTVLEISVLMAAYPSAPIAQRSWDFRTLGLGYANMGTVLMRRGIPYDSAEAAAICGAVTAIMCGEAYATSAEMARDLGPFPGYAKNQAHMLRVMRNHRRAAYNTAPSEFEGLSITPTGIDPAHCPAPLLQAARETWDRAVGLGEQFGYRNAQVTVLAPTGTIGLVMDCDTTGIEPDFSLVKFKKLAGGGYFKIINQSLPVALETVGYSPPEVEDIVAYCVGRKTLRDAPAINHETLRAKGFDEAGLERIEAAVETAFDISFAFNAWTLGDGYIAAQLGINDAQLGEWNGNLLRALGFTSADIEAANDYCCGTMTVEGAPHLRPEHLAIFDCANRCGKRGTRFIATEAHIRMMAAAQPFISGAISKTINMPQDATIEDVKWAYDLSWRGMLKAVALYRDGSKLSQPLNSTADEDDEKAAAADVEAVAEKMTERVVTQYLRERHRLPDRRKGYTQKAVVGGHKVYLRTGEYEDGSVGEIFLDMHKEGAAFRSLMNCFAIAISLGLQHGVPLEEFVDAFVFTRFEPNGMVKGNDRIKMSTSVIDYVFRELAITYLGRTDLSHVPEEDLRADAIGTKPGQGPVAAAGPAAAPPAVVPIPAPTARPAPPPVTARAAAPMSGGSGPVAELKTLSASEMARLKGYEGDPCGDCGQFTMVRNGTCLKCITCGTTTGCS; this is encoded by the coding sequence ATGAGAGTCGCCCGCCGATTCACCAAGGAAGGCCAGAGTCCCTACGCGGGGATCCAGTTCGACCAGCGAGCCTCGGAGATCAAGAATCCCGACGGCTCCACGGTCTTCCGCCAGGAAGGGATCTCGGTGCCGTCCGGGTGGTCCGGGGTGGCCACGGACATCCTCGCCCAGAAGTACTTTCGCAAGTCGGGGGTGCCGCAGTATGCCGCCGACGGCAAGCCCCTGCTGGACCGGGAGGGCCGGCCGGTCCTGGGCGGTGAGCGGGACGCCCGGCAGGTCTTCCACCGGCTGGCCGGCTGCTGGATGCACTGGGGGGAGAAGTACGGCTACTTCGACACCCCGTCGGACGCCCGCGCCTTCTACGACGAGCTCTGCTACATGCTGGCCGCGCAGATCTCGGCCCCGAACTCGCCGCAGTGGTTCAACACCGGGCTGCACTATGCCTACGGCCTCACCGGCCCCGCCCAGGGCCACCACTACGTCGATCCGGATACGGGCATCCTGACCCGGGCCACCTCGGCCTACGAGCGCCCGCAGCCGCATGCCTGCCAGCCCTACCACGCGCTGGTGTCGACTCCCGACGGGCCGATGCCGATCGGGCAGATCGTGACCCACGCCCTGGTCGGGATGGAAGTCTACGACGGCCGCGACGAGGGCACCGGCACCACGCGGGTGGTCGCGGTGAAGGAGAACGGCGAGAAGCCGGTCTTTCGCATCGAGCTGAAGAACGGGGTGGCGGTCGAGGCGACCGGCGATCACCTCGTGTACGCGATCGTCAACGGCGTGGCCAGCTGGCGTCGGGTCGACGAGATCGAGCCGGGCTCGGCGCTGCGCCTGTCCACCCGCACCGACGTGCGCGCCGGCTCGCAGGAGCCCGACGTCGACGAGGCGGCTCTGGTCGGCTGGCTGCAAGGCGACGGGTTCGTCGGTCAGGACGGGCTCGGGACCGAGCACAGCCTCGCCGTCGAGTTCACCACCATCGACAAGGACGAGCTGGACTTCGTGGTCGAGCGGATCCACCGCGTCTTCGACGGCGTGCACTACCACGTCCGCTCGGTCGAGACGCGCACGCCGGGCCTCGACATCCACCGCGTCCGTCTCTACGGCGAGCGGCTACGCCCCTTCGTCGACAAGTACGGCCTGTTGCGGTCGAGCGCCGACCACGTGGTGCCTCCGGCGATCCTGCGCGCCGGCCGTCCGGCCCAGGCCGGCTACCTGCGCGCGCTGTTCCAGGCGCAGGGCTCGGTGCGGGTGCGCTCCTACTGGGCGCGGCTGGCCGACGTCACGCTGTCCTCGACCTCGGCGGGGCTCGCCCACGGCGTACAGGCCCTCCTGCTGAACCTCGGCATCTACTCACGGGTCGGGCGGGGCGCGGAGAGCCGCGAGAGCCGGCGCACCCCGTACGTCGTGTTCATCGCGCACGCCGAGCCGCGCGCCCGCTTCCGGGAGCTGATCGGCTTCGTGTCCGACGACAAGCGCCAGACCCTCGACACCGCGTGCTCGCCTCAGTTCGCGGGCCGGAGCCTCCCTGCGCTCAAGGACGAGACGGTGGTCCGGGTGGAGTGCGTGGGCGTGCAACCGGTCTACGACATGCAGACCGAGAGCGGGCAGTACCTCTCCAACAACGTCATCGTCCACAACTGCTTCATCCAGTCGGTGTCCGACGACCTGGTCAACGACGGCGGCATCATGGACCTCTGGACGCGCGAGGCCCGCATCTTCAAGTACGGCTCGGGCAGCGGCACCAACTTCTCGAGCCTGCGGGGCGAGAACGAGCCCCTCTCCGGCGGCGGCAAGTCCTCCGGCCTCATGTCCTTTCTCCGCATCGGCGACCGGGCCGCGGGCGCCATCAAGTCGGGCGGCACCACCCGCCGCGCGGCCAAGATGGTGATCCTCAACCTGGACCACCCCGACATCCTGAACTTCATCCGCTGGAAGGTGGTCGAGGAGCAGAAGGTGGCCGCGCTGGTGACCGGCTCGCGGCTGACCAGGCGGCGCCTGCAGGCCGTCCTCGGGGCCACCCGCACGCCCGCCGGGCTCGAGGCGGATCCCCGGAAGAATCCGATGCTGCGCGCGGCGGTGCGCGAGGCGCGGGCGGCGATGGTGCCCGACGGCTACATCCAGCGGGTGCTGCAGCTGGCCAGCCAGGGCGTGCGCGAGCTGGACTTCCCCGAGTACGACACCGACTGGGACAGCGAGGCCTACTACACCGTCTCCGGACAGAACTCCAACAACAGCGTCCGGGTGCCCAACTCGTTCTTCGACGTGCTGGCGCGGCGCGGTCAGTGGGAGCTGAGGCGACGGACCGACGGCAAGAGCGCCGGGACGCTCCCGGCCGAGCAGATCTGGGACGAGATCGCGCATGCGGCATGGGCCTGCGCCGACCCCGGCGTGCAGTACGACACCACGATCAACGAGTGGCACACCTGCCCCGAGGACGGGCGCATCAACGGCAGCAATCCGTGCTCGGAGTATCTCTTCCTCGACGACACCGCCTGCAACCTCGCCTCGATCAACCTGATCAAGTTCCTGCGCGAGGACGGCAGCTTCGACGTCGACGGCTTCCGGCACGCCTGCCGGCTGTGGACCACCGTGCTGGAGATCAGCGTGCTGATGGCCGCCTACCCCAGCGCCCCCATCGCCCAGCGGAGCTGGGACTTCCGCACGCTCGGCCTGGGCTACGCCAACATGGGCACGGTGCTGATGCGCCGGGGCATCCCGTATGACTCCGCGGAGGCCGCGGCGATCTGCGGGGCGGTCACCGCGATCATGTGCGGCGAGGCCTACGCGACCTCCGCGGAGATGGCCCGCGACCTGGGCCCGTTCCCCGGCTACGCCAAGAACCAGGCGCACATGCTGCGGGTCATGCGCAATCACCGGCGCGCCGCCTACAACACGGCCCCGTCCGAGTTCGAAGGCCTCAGCATCACCCCGACCGGGATCGACCCGGCTCACTGCCCGGCGCCGCTGCTGCAGGCCGCGCGCGAGACGTGGGACCGCGCGGTCGGCCTCGGCGAGCAGTTCGGCTACCGCAACGCCCAGGTCACGGTGCTGGCCCCCACCGGCACCATCGGGCTCGTCATGGATTGCGACACCACCGGCATCGAGCCGGACTTCTCGCTGGTCAAGTTCAAGAAGCTCGCGGGCGGCGGCTACTTCAAGATCATCAACCAGAGCCTGCCGGTCGCGCTGGAGACGGTGGGCTACTCCCCCCCCGAGGTCGAGGACATCGTGGCCTACTGCGTCGGGCGCAAGACCCTGCGCGACGCGCCCGCCATCAATCACGAGACGCTGCGGGCCAAGGGCTTCGACGAGGCGGGGCTCGAGCGGATCGAGGCGGCGGTAGAGACCGCCTTCGACATCTCCTTCGCCTTCAACGCGTGGACGCTCGGCGACGGCTACATCGCCGCGCAGCTCGGCATCAACGACGCGCAGCTGGGCGAGTGGAACGGCAACCTGCTCCGGGCCCTCGGCTTCACGTCCGCCGACATCGAGGCGGCCAACGACTACTGCTGCGGCACCATGACGGTGGAGGGGGCGCCGCACCTGCGGCCCGAGCACCTGGCGATCTTCGACTGCGCCAACCGCTGCGGCAAGCGGGGCACGCGCTTCATCGCCACCGAGGCCCACATCCGGATGATGGCGGCCGCGCAACCCTTCATCTCGGGAGCGATCAGCAAGACCATCAACATGCCGCAGGACGCGACCATCGAGGACGTGAAGTGGGCCTACGACCTCTCCTGGCGCGGCATGCTCAAGGCGGTCGCGCTCTACCGCGACGGCTCCAAGCTGTCGCAGCCGCTGAACTCCACCGCGGACGAGGACGACGAGAAGGCGGCGGCGGCTGACGTGGAGGCGGTGGCCGAGAAGATGACCGAGCGGGTGGTGACCCAGTACCTCCGCGAGCGGCATCGCCTGCCCGACCGGCGGAAGGGCTACACCCAGAAGGCGGTGGTGGGCGGGCACAAGGTCTACCTCCGCACCGGTGAATACGAGGACGGATCGGTCGGCGAGATCTTCCTCGACATGCACAAGGAGGGCGCCGCGTTCCGCTCCCTGATGAACTGCTTCGCGATCGCCATCTCGCTCGGCCTGCAGCACGGCGTGCCGCTCGAGGAGTTCGTGGACGCCTTCGTGTTCACGCGCTTCGAGCCCAACGGGATGGTCAAGGGCAACGACCGCATCAAGATGTCGACCTCGGTGATCGACTACGTCTTCCGCGAGCTGGCCATCACCTATCTCGGCCGCACCGATCTCTCCCACGTGCCCGAGGAGGACCTGCGGGCCGACGCCATCGGGACCAAGCCGGGCCAGGGCCCGGTGGCCGCTGCGGGGCCGGCCGCGGCGCCCCCCGCCGTCGTGCCGATTCCCGCGCCGACCGCGCGGCCGGCCCCCCCGCCGGTGACCGCGCGGGCCGCCGCTCCGATGAGCGGGGGCAGCGGGCCGGTGGCCGAGCTCAAGACGCTCTCCGCGTCCGAGATGGCCCGGCTGAAGGGCTACGAGGGCGATCCCTGTGGCGACTGCGGCCAGTTCACGATGGTCCGCAACGGCACGTGTCTCAAGTGCATCACCTGCGGAACGACCACCGGCTGCTCCTGA
- a CDS encoding trypsin-like peptidase domain-containing protein, whose product MILRLTLLVSAVVAAAIGLPVPGLAQRSLPVQEALLRSKPAVVLVVAEVASEVTLDCGAGSRKITPPVFRETGTGWLITHDGWLMTNGHVVQPAYEPPRWLANQQAQRAVTTACLPDVLKKKGLQPGDNPESEEAAKRKLLDTVLPTAKVNLQPQVFVVTAKGRLKAEVKKYSPPVNEMSGRDLALLKIPGENFPVLALKDIRTVQIGDPVHIIGFPGVVLSHELLNESSMIEASITNGAVSGFKQDRNNNTVIQTDAPAAWGNSGGPAVDDRGNVVGLLTFVSLAPGPEGSIVQGFNFVIPSSAVTDFVKDTPAKLNGGSKFNDVWYAGLAEFFTDDATGALQHFEEADRLHPNLPDVRRMIVEAKEQLKNPRPKPFPWFWVAVAVTLLSAGGFGGQWLHRWNKNRYRIQPSAVIRLSEGGSPPVILDARRTDLYEALPLKIKDSIRVVPEDLANSLAGLDLDKTRPVVAYCSCPDEETSAKVARDLRKIGFKDVRILKGGLGAWTNAGLPIETRSDLSQVGVELYKALAGGNV is encoded by the coding sequence ATGATACTGCGTCTGACGCTGCTGGTGTCTGCTGTTGTGGCGGCGGCGATCGGACTGCCCGTTCCCGGCCTCGCCCAGCGGTCCCTGCCGGTCCAGGAAGCCCTCCTGCGCTCCAAGCCGGCGGTCGTCCTGGTGGTGGCCGAGGTCGCGTCCGAGGTGACGCTGGACTGCGGGGCCGGATCCCGGAAGATCACCCCGCCCGTCTTCCGGGAGACCGGCACCGGCTGGCTGATCACCCACGACGGATGGCTGATGACCAACGGCCACGTCGTGCAGCCCGCCTACGAGCCGCCCCGCTGGCTGGCCAACCAGCAGGCCCAGCGCGCGGTGACCACCGCCTGCCTGCCCGATGTTTTGAAAAAGAAGGGGCTGCAGCCGGGCGACAACCCCGAGTCGGAGGAGGCGGCCAAGCGGAAGCTCCTCGACACGGTGCTCCCGACCGCCAAGGTCAACCTGCAGCCGCAGGTCTTCGTGGTCACGGCCAAGGGTCGGCTCAAGGCCGAGGTCAAGAAGTACAGCCCGCCGGTCAACGAGATGTCCGGCCGCGACCTCGCCCTGCTCAAGATCCCGGGCGAGAATTTCCCGGTGCTCGCGCTGAAGGACATCCGCACCGTGCAGATCGGCGATCCCGTCCACATCATCGGCTTCCCCGGGGTGGTGCTCTCGCACGAGCTGCTCAACGAGTCGTCGATGATCGAAGCCTCGATCACCAACGGGGCGGTGTCGGGATTCAAGCAGGACCGGAACAACAACACCGTGATCCAGACCGACGCTCCCGCGGCCTGGGGCAACTCGGGCGGCCCCGCGGTGGACGACCGTGGCAACGTGGTCGGGCTGCTCACCTTCGTCTCGCTGGCCCCCGGACCCGAGGGCTCGATCGTGCAGGGCTTCAACTTCGTCATCCCGTCCTCGGCGGTCACCGACTTCGTGAAGGACACGCCGGCCAAGCTCAACGGGGGCAGCAAGTTCAACGACGTCTGGTACGCCGGCCTCGCCGAGTTCTTCACCGACGACGCCACGGGCGCGCTGCAGCACTTCGAGGAGGCGGACCGGCTCCACCCGAACCTGCCCGACGTGCGCCGGATGATCGTCGAGGCGAAGGAGCAGCTGAAGAACCCGCGCCCGAAGCCGTTCCCGTGGTTCTGGGTGGCGGTGGCGGTGACCCTGCTGAGCGCGGGCGGCTTCGGCGGACAGTGGCTGCACCGGTGGAACAAGAACCGCTACCGGATCCAGCCCTCCGCGGTCATCCGGCTCTCCGAGGGTGGCAGCCCGCCGGTCATTCTCGACGCACGCCGCACCGACCTGTACGAGGCGCTGCCGCTGAAGATCAAGGACTCCATCCGGGTGGTGCCCGAGGATCTCGCCAACAGCCTCGCCGGACTCGACCTCGACAAGACGCGGCCGGTGGTCGCCTATTGCAGCTGCCCCGACGAGGAGACGAGCGCGAAGGTCGCTCGTGATCTCCGGAAGATCGGCTTCAAGGACGTGCGGATCCTGAAGGGCGGTCTCGGCGCGTGGACCAACGCGGGGCTACCCATCGAGACCCGCTCCGACCTCTCGCAGGTCGGCGTCGAGCTCTACAAGGCGCTGGCCGGCGGCAACGTCTAG
- a CDS encoding gamma-glutamyltransferase family protein, translating to MTQTRWPEARAPRGMVATPHLLATESGVAALRAGGNALDAAIAAAATIAVVYPHMNGLGGDNLWLIHDARSQRLRALTAVGRAARAASIEWYAERGISGALPARGGPAALTVPAAVDGWWQAHEYSRSRMSSPVGWAALLADAIHYAREGFSASDGQRTPPPREPDLFGERAPEVVRRSLWPLYHPDALRRGPLRQRDLARTLEAIRDGGAEAFYRGDLARRLVAAAAAAGSPLAVQDLAEHRSDWAEPLRIAYAEGQVATTPPPTQGISALAVLGMTEGFDVASLLEADYIHLMVEATKLAFEDRDRHLTDPAFMRVPAADLLAPERLRSRAGLISRERVRRAQSAAPAGGDTIALVTADEQGNAVSLIQSLYFTFGSGLMAGDTGVVLQNRGSFFSLDPGHVNALAPGKRTMHTLIPAMYLEGGRPRFVYGTMGGEGQPQTQAAILTRRLFRRFGPQAAIEAPRWLYGRTWGTASRALNLEGRYSTELARNLEGRGHEVTMGGEWDDLFGHAHGIWIAPEGGFVGGSDPRADGGALGF from the coding sequence ATGACCCAGACCCGCTGGCCCGAGGCGCGCGCTCCCCGCGGCATGGTGGCGACGCCCCATCTCCTCGCCACCGAGTCCGGCGTCGCCGCCCTCCGCGCCGGCGGCAATGCCCTCGACGCGGCCATCGCGGCGGCCGCCACCATCGCGGTCGTGTACCCGCACATGAACGGGCTCGGCGGCGACAATCTCTGGCTGATCCACGACGCGCGGAGCCAGCGCCTGCGGGCGCTCACCGCGGTGGGCCGGGCGGCGCGTGCGGCCAGCATCGAGTGGTATGCGGAGCGCGGGATCTCCGGGGCGCTGCCCGCGCGGGGGGGTCCCGCCGCGCTCACGGTGCCGGCGGCGGTGGACGGCTGGTGGCAGGCGCACGAGTACAGCCGCTCGCGCATGAGCTCTCCGGTGGGATGGGCGGCCCTGCTGGCCGATGCGATCCACTACGCGCGAGAGGGGTTCTCCGCCTCCGACGGCCAGCGCACGCCGCCGCCTCGCGAGCCCGATCTCTTCGGCGAGCGAGCCCCCGAGGTGGTCCGCCGTAGCCTGTGGCCCCTCTACCATCCCGATGCGCTCCGGCGGGGGCCCCTCCGCCAGCGCGACCTGGCCCGGACCCTCGAAGCGATCCGCGACGGCGGCGCGGAGGCCTTCTATCGCGGCGACCTCGCCCGGCGGCTGGTGGCGGCCGCGGCCGCGGCGGGCAGCCCGCTGGCTGTCCAGGACCTGGCCGAGCATCGCTCGGACTGGGCGGAGCCGCTCCGCATCGCCTACGCGGAGGGCCAGGTGGCCACCACGCCGCCTCCCACGCAAGGCATCTCGGCCCTCGCGGTGCTCGGCATGACCGAGGGGTTCGACGTGGCCTCGCTGCTCGAGGCCGACTACATCCACCTGATGGTCGAGGCGACGAAGCTCGCCTTCGAGGACCGCGACCGCCATCTCACCGACCCCGCCTTCATGCGCGTGCCCGCGGCCGATCTGCTCGCGCCCGAGCGCCTCCGGTCGCGCGCCGGCCTGATCTCGCGTGAGCGCGTGCGCCGGGCCCAGTCCGCTGCCCCCGCCGGTGGCGACACCATTGCCCTGGTAACTGCCGACGAGCAGGGCAACGCCGTCTCGCTGATCCAGTCGCTCTACTTCACGTTCGGGTCGGGCCTGATGGCCGGCGATACCGGCGTGGTGCTCCAGAACCGCGGCTCGTTCTTCTCGCTGGATCCGGGGCACGTCAACGCGCTGGCGCCGGGCAAGCGGACGATGCACACGCTGATCCCCGCGATGTACCTCGAGGGCGGCCGGCCGCGCTTCGTCTACGGCACCATGGGGGGCGAGGGCCAGCCCCAGACCCAGGCCGCCATCCTCACGCGCCGGCTCTTCCGGCGGTTCGGGCCGCAAGCGGCGATCGAGGCGCCGCGATGGCTCTACGGCCGGACGTGGGGAACCGCGTCACGGGCGCTGAACCTGGAAGGACGGTACTCGACCGAGCTGGCGCGCAACCTCGAGGGTCGCGGCCACGAGGTGACGATGGGTGGGGAGTGGGACGATCTCTTCGGGCATGCCCACGGGATCTGGATCGCCCCGGAGGGCGGTTTCGTGGGCGGATCCGATCCTCGCGCCGACGGGGGCGCGCTGGGCTTCTAG
- a CDS encoding heme-binding protein, which translates to MIELTLAMAERATRAAREKADDLGTPMTITVVDEAGRLVLCSRGDGTGFFTPETSRAKAMAAASFRMSTADLAERVAKGAPFWTHVGSVLSGQVLPSHGAVPIVVKGRVIGAIGCGGGTGEQDQECAAAGAAVLA; encoded by the coding sequence ATGATCGAGCTGACGCTGGCGATGGCGGAGCGCGCGACGCGCGCGGCGCGGGAGAAGGCCGACGACCTCGGTACCCCGATGACGATCACGGTGGTGGACGAGGCGGGACGGCTGGTGCTGTGCTCGCGGGGCGACGGCACCGGGTTCTTCACGCCGGAAACCTCACGGGCCAAGGCGATGGCGGCCGCGAGCTTCCGGATGTCGACCGCGGACCTGGCCGAGCGCGTGGCGAAGGGCGCGCCCTTCTGGACGCACGTGGGCAGCGTGCTGTCGGGGCAGGTCCTTCCCAGCCACGGGGCGGTGCCCATCGTGGTGAAGGGGCGCGTGATCGGGGCGATCGGGTGTGGCGGCGGCACCGGCGAGCAGGACCAGGAGTGCGCCGCCGCGGGCGCGGCCGTGCTGGCCTGA